A genome region from Rhodanobacter thiooxydans includes the following:
- a CDS encoding rhomboid family intramembrane serine protease: protein MPVDLPPVTRNLLIANVAVFFLQYVAGQFLLLHFALWPLGSGLFAVWQIVTSAFMHGGITHIAFNMLALYMFGGTIERTFGAREFTIYYFTCAIVASLLQLAVLWFFPPAQYGPTLGASGAIFGLLLAFGMLYPHEKVMLIFLPIPISAWLFVILYAAAELTMGVTGIEPGVAHFAHLGGMLGGLVLIQYWRGRLPWKPRRRLLR from the coding sequence ATGCCTGTCGACCTGCCGCCCGTCACCCGCAACCTGCTGATTGCCAATGTGGCGGTGTTCTTCCTGCAATACGTGGCGGGCCAGTTCCTGCTGCTGCATTTTGCGCTGTGGCCGCTCGGCTCCGGCCTGTTCGCAGTCTGGCAGATCGTCACCAGCGCGTTCATGCATGGCGGCATCACCCACATCGCGTTCAACATGCTCGCGCTGTACATGTTCGGCGGCACCATCGAGCGCACCTTCGGCGCGCGCGAGTTCACCATCTACTACTTCACCTGCGCGATCGTCGCCTCGCTGCTGCAGCTGGCGGTGCTGTGGTTCTTCCCGCCGGCGCAGTACGGCCCCACGCTGGGCGCGTCCGGCGCGATCTTCGGCCTGCTGCTGGCGTTCGGCATGCTCTACCCGCACGAAAAGGTGATGCTGATCTTCCTGCCGATCCCGATATCGGCGTGGCTGTTCGTGATCCTCTACGCCGCCGCCGAGCTGACCATGGGCGTGACCGGGATCGAGCCGGGCGTGGCCCATTTCGCCCATCTGGGCGGCATGCTCGGCGGACTGGTGCTGATCCAGTACTGGCGCGGCCGGCTGCCGTGGAAGCCGCGTCGGCGTCTGCTACGCTGA
- a CDS encoding amino acid permease, translated as MSPVLQRQLTPRHITFMALGMCIGAGLFLGSASTIKLAGPSVLIAYAFGGTMIFIIMRALGEMAAHEPIAGSFSTYAHKYVGPLAGYITGWNYWILMMGVGIAESTAVGIYMKTWFPDTPQWIWAFASVAMIGGLNLLAVKIYGELEFWFSLIKVLTVVAMIAGGCAMIWLGWGNGGKPIGLSNLWTHGGWFPNGLTGMVLALPVLVFSFGGIETIGMAAAEAAQPERTIPRAVNSVIWRILIFYIGSLFVIMAIYPWNALDANSSPFVTTFARLGIPSAAGLINFVVITAALSSFNSTTFSGSRMLHSLADKGQAPAAMGRLSGHGVPMRGVLVTMAFLLFGVLMNYLVPGRIFGMMMSILAFNTVWTWGMVLVAHWNFRRRQVQPLGFRLRLWPLSSVLCLAFLLFVWVMLGWSPDTRVAIYVGVAWLALLTVAYYGFGIERRMRVAQA; from the coding sequence ATGAGCCCAGTCCTGCAGCGCCAGCTGACCCCGCGACACATCACCTTCATGGCGCTGGGCATGTGCATCGGCGCCGGGCTGTTCCTCGGTTCGGCCAGCACGATCAAGCTCGCCGGGCCCTCGGTGCTCATCGCCTACGCGTTCGGCGGCACGATGATCTTCATCATCATGCGCGCGCTGGGCGAAATGGCCGCGCACGAACCCATCGCCGGTTCCTTCAGCACCTATGCGCACAAGTACGTGGGGCCGCTGGCGGGCTACATCACCGGCTGGAACTACTGGATCCTGATGATGGGCGTGGGCATCGCCGAGAGCACGGCGGTGGGCATCTACATGAAGACCTGGTTCCCCGACACGCCGCAATGGATCTGGGCGTTCGCCAGCGTGGCGATGATCGGCGGGCTGAACCTCTTGGCAGTGAAAATCTACGGCGAACTGGAGTTTTGGTTCTCGCTGATCAAGGTGCTCACCGTGGTGGCGATGATCGCCGGCGGGTGCGCGATGATCTGGCTGGGCTGGGGCAATGGCGGCAAGCCGATCGGCCTCAGCAACCTGTGGACGCACGGCGGCTGGTTCCCCAACGGCCTCACCGGCATGGTGCTGGCGCTGCCGGTGCTGGTGTTCTCCTTCGGCGGCATCGAGACCATCGGCATGGCGGCGGCGGAAGCCGCGCAGCCGGAGCGCACCATTCCGCGCGCAGTGAACTCGGTGATCTGGCGCATCCTGATCTTCTACATCGGTTCGCTGTTCGTGATCATGGCGATCTACCCGTGGAACGCGCTGGACGCCAACAGCAGCCCGTTCGTCACCACCTTCGCGCGGCTGGGCATCCCCAGTGCGGCGGGGCTGATCAACTTCGTGGTGATCACCGCGGCGCTGTCCAGCTTCAACTCCACCACCTTCAGCGGCAGCCGCATGCTGCACAGCCTCGCCGACAAGGGTCAGGCGCCAGCGGCGATGGGTCGCCTGAGCGGGCACGGCGTGCCGATGCGCGGGGTGCTGGTGACCATGGCCTTCCTGCTGTTCGGCGTGCTGATGAACTACCTGGTGCCGGGGCGCATCTTCGGCATGATGATGTCGATCCTCGCCTTCAATACGGTGTGGACCTGGGGCATGGTGCTGGTGGCGCACTGGAACTTCCGCCGCCGGCAGGTGCAGCCGCTCGGCTTCCGCCTGCGCTTGTGGCCGCTGTCCAGCGTGCTGTGCCTGGCCTTCCTGCTGTTCGTGTGGGTGATGCTGGGCTGGAGCCCCGACACCCGCGTGGCGATCTACGTGGGCGTGGCGTGGCTGGCGCTGCTCACCGTGGCCTATTACGGCTTCGGTATCGAGCGGCGCATGCGCGTGGCGCAGGCCTGA
- the rapA gene encoding RNA polymerase-associated protein RapA: MFVPGQRWISSAEPELGLGTVLRVEGRGVQVLFAKAGVLRPYAVDSAPLLRAEFRAGQRVAGKGIAFLVERVEIKDDLLIYRGEGRELHEGQLDDEQSVSQADDRLVGGRTDAVAQFELRLEGLQRRAEARRSPMWGLGAARIGLVPHQLRVAGIASARRPPRVLLADEVGLGKTIEAGMIIARQLATGRASRVLLLLPDTLVYQWFVEMLRRFNLSFAIYDEERCEALEQSGDAGNPFEDEQLVIADFGFLESSPKYARQLLDAPWDLLVVDEAHHLAWSPEAASPRYTMVEQLAAAIPGVILLTATPEQLGRSGHFARLRLLDPQRYGNLESYLAEADRYLALSKIADRLLDGQPLDDAQRAALAEAFHGDAVLTARLAEPTRPDNARELLAALIDRHGTGRAMFRNNRAGVGGFPQRRPEWHLLPANAVDDSTRQALLAEFHADIQQPPALIEVDYAADPRIDALVALLDAHPQDKFLLICRSQAKVLALEEALRTKSGAGVARFHEGLSIVQRDRNAAYFAQPDGARLLLCSEIGSEGRNFQFAHRLVLWDLPLDPDLLEQRIGRLDRIGQKHDIDIHILAVADSAQHVLARWYGEGIDAFRLSPADGRELLRRYGEPLTRLADEHARGDDNRDQELDALLAETRASHEQLAVLIRGGRDHLLELAASRDLHADELQQAFAREDRDSTRDAFVQRLLEAFGIHAEELGGQVLLLDPQYLSTDALPGFAEGPQSVTFARAVALAREDLPLLRLDHPLVAGALDLALSGEQGNAAFMVDDVLPPRTALLQAVFLLECVADRKLDAERFLPVLPIAVTVDTRLAERADFAPSEIALRKAGDRNIEVARYRKFLGKLVPPMLERAEALAGARGQARIDEAVGLATTALDAELSRLRALRAVNRSVSEAGIAAVAAERTSLLAALPQSRLRLDAVRFVVSADFLALR; the protein is encoded by the coding sequence ATGTTCGTCCCTGGTCAACGCTGGATCTCCTCCGCCGAACCCGAGCTTGGCCTCGGCACCGTGCTGCGCGTCGAGGGACGCGGCGTGCAGGTGCTGTTCGCCAAGGCCGGGGTGCTGCGCCCGTATGCGGTCGATTCAGCGCCGCTGCTGCGCGCCGAGTTCCGCGCCGGCCAGCGCGTCGCCGGCAAGGGCATCGCATTCCTGGTCGAGCGCGTCGAGATCAAGGACGACCTGCTGATCTACCGCGGCGAAGGCCGCGAGCTGCACGAGGGCCAGCTCGACGACGAGCAGAGCGTGAGCCAGGCCGACGACCGCCTGGTCGGCGGTCGCACCGATGCCGTGGCGCAGTTCGAGCTGCGCCTGGAAGGCCTGCAACGGCGTGCCGAGGCACGCCGTTCGCCGATGTGGGGCCTGGGCGCCGCGCGCATCGGGCTGGTGCCGCACCAGCTGCGCGTGGCGGGCATCGCTTCGGCGCGCCGACCGCCGCGCGTGCTGCTGGCCGACGAGGTGGGCCTGGGCAAGACCATCGAGGCCGGCATGATCATCGCGCGCCAGCTCGCCACCGGCCGCGCCTCGCGCGTGCTGCTGCTGTTGCCCGACACCCTGGTCTACCAGTGGTTCGTGGAGATGTTGCGCCGCTTCAACCTGAGCTTCGCGATCTACGACGAAGAACGCTGCGAGGCGCTGGAACAATCCGGCGACGCCGGCAACCCGTTCGAGGACGAGCAACTGGTGATCGCCGACTTCGGCTTCCTGGAAAGCTCGCCGAAGTACGCGCGGCAATTGCTCGACGCGCCGTGGGATCTGCTGGTGGTGGACGAGGCGCACCACCTGGCGTGGTCGCCGGAAGCGGCCAGCCCGCGCTACACGATGGTGGAGCAACTGGCCGCGGCGATCCCCGGCGTGATCCTGCTCACCGCCACCCCGGAACAGCTCGGCCGCAGCGGCCACTTCGCCCGCCTGCGCCTGCTCGACCCGCAGCGCTACGGCAACCTGGAAAGCTACCTGGCCGAGGCCGACCGCTACCTGGCGCTGTCGAAGATCGCCGACCGCCTGCTCGATGGCCAACCGCTCGACGACGCGCAACGCGCTGCCCTAGCCGAGGCCTTCCACGGCGACGCCGTGCTCACCGCGCGGCTGGCCGAACCGACTCGGCCGGACAACGCGCGCGAGCTGCTGGCCGCGCTGATCGACCGCCACGGCACCGGCCGCGCGATGTTCCGCAACAACCGCGCCGGCGTCGGCGGCTTCCCGCAGCGCCGGCCTGAATGGCATCTGCTGCCGGCCAATGCGGTCGACGACAGCACGCGCCAGGCGCTGCTGGCCGAGTTCCACGCCGACATCCAGCAGCCGCCGGCGCTGATCGAGGTCGATTACGCCGCCGACCCGCGCATCGACGCCCTGGTCGCCCTGCTCGACGCGCATCCGCAGGACAAGTTCCTGCTGATCTGCCGCAGCCAGGCCAAGGTGCTGGCGCTGGAGGAAGCGCTGCGCACCAAGAGCGGCGCCGGCGTGGCGCGTTTCCACGAAGGCCTCAGCATCGTGCAGCGCGACCGCAACGCCGCGTACTTCGCCCAGCCCGACGGCGCGCGATTGCTGCTGTGCTCGGAGATCGGCTCGGAGGGGCGCAACTTCCAGTTCGCGCACCGGCTGGTGTTGTGGGACCTGCCGCTGGACCCCGACCTGCTGGAACAGCGCATCGGCCGGCTCGACCGCATCGGCCAGAAGCACGACATCGACATCCACATCCTCGCCGTGGCCGACAGCGCCCAGCACGTGCTCGCGCGCTGGTACGGCGAGGGCATCGACGCGTTCCGCCTCAGTCCGGCCGACGGCCGCGAGCTGCTGCGCCGCTACGGCGAGCCGCTGACCCGGCTGGCCGACGAGCACGCCCGCGGCGACGACAACCGCGACCAGGAACTGGACGCGCTGCTGGCCGAGACCCGCGCCAGCCACGAGCAGCTGGCCGTGCTGATCCGCGGCGGCCGCGACCACTTGCTGGAGCTGGCCGCCAGCCGCGACCTGCACGCCGACGAGCTGCAGCAGGCGTTCGCCCGCGAGGACCGCGACTCCACCCGCGACGCCTTCGTGCAACGCCTGCTGGAGGCGTTCGGCATCCATGCCGAGGAACTCGGCGGCCAGGTGCTGCTGCTCGACCCGCAGTACCTGTCCACCGACGCCCTGCCCGGCTTCGCCGAGGGCCCGCAGTCGGTGACCTTCGCGCGCGCGGTGGCGCTGGCGCGCGAGGACCTGCCGCTGCTGCGGCTGGATCATCCGCTCGTCGCCGGCGCGCTGGACCTGGCGCTGTCCGGCGAACAGGGCAACGCCGCGTTCATGGTCGACGACGTGCTGCCACCGCGCACCGCGCTGCTGCAGGCGGTGTTCCTGCTCGAATGCGTAGCCGATCGGAAACTCGACGCCGAACGCTTCCTGCCGGTGCTGCCGATCGCCGTCACCGTCGACACCCGGCTGGCCGAGCGCGCCGACTTCGCGCCGAGCGAAATCGCCCTGCGCAAGGCCGGCGATCGCAACATCGAGGTGGCGCGCTACCGCAAATTCCTCGGCAAGCTGGTGCCGCCGATGCTGGAACGCGCCGAGGCGCTGGCCGGCGCACGCGGGCAGGCGCGCATCGACGAGGCGGTAGGCCTGGCCACCACGGCGCTGGATGCGGAGTTGTCGCGGCTGCGCGCGCTGCGCGCGGTGAACCGATCGGTAAGCGAGGCGGGGATCGCCGCCGTCGCCGCCGAGCGCACCTCCCTGCTGGCCGCGCTGCCGCAGTCGCGGCTGCGGCTGGACGCGGTGCGCTTCGTGGTCAGCGCGGACTTCCTGGCGCTGCGCTGA
- a CDS encoding M13 family metallopeptidase, whose product MTKQYLKPLALALAVSVALSLSACGKQEPAGNAPASASTAPAAASTTAAANPGKGIFDVSELDPAINACQDFNGFVNAKWVAANPIPADRTRWGAFDQLAESSLNTQHAIVEKAAKDAATAQAGSIEQKIGYLFQSGMDEAAIEKAGFDPIKPKLDAIAGLKNGADVASYITKSYVDGDGLVFHFESDPDFQHADMQIAYAFEDGLGLPTKDYYSDAKYKDIRDAYVAYIAKALELTGVAEADAKKQADDVLAFETRLAAASLSPVEARKPENQYHFVSIKDADKATPHFSWDKFFAAQGVTIDKGFSLSQPKFFAEFDQQLAKAPIARWQAYLRFHTIDDASPYLSKNFQDNKFAFYGKTLSGQPEQKARWKRVLGTVNGSMGQALGQLYVAEVFKPEAKARAQELVDNVRNALKTRIENLDWMSAETKAKAIAKWNTFLPKIGYPDKWRDWSGLNITSDNYYANVQAAVKFNYDYDIAKIGKPTDREEWGMTPQTVNAYYKPSDNTINFPAAILQPPFFNANADDGINYGGIGAVIGHEASHGFDDEGSQFDGAGNNVNWWTKDDRAKFDARTDKLVAQFDAYTPIKDQPDLHVNGKLTLGENIGDLGGLNAAYDALQAALKKNPDEAGKKIDGYTQDQRFFLNWARVWRGSIREKQAVLQLNVDPHAPASLRAIGAPSNMPTFASAFQCKPGDAMVRADDKQVKIW is encoded by the coding sequence ATGACCAAGCAGTATCTGAAGCCGCTGGCGCTGGCGCTGGCCGTAAGCGTGGCCCTGTCGCTGAGCGCCTGCGGCAAGCAGGAGCCGGCGGGCAACGCGCCGGCATCGGCCAGCACCGCCCCGGCCGCCGCCAGCACCACGGCCGCCGCCAACCCCGGCAAGGGCATTTTCGACGTCAGCGAGCTGGATCCGGCCATCAACGCCTGCCAGGACTTCAACGGCTTCGTCAACGCCAAGTGGGTTGCCGCCAACCCGATCCCGGCCGACCGCACCCGCTGGGGCGCGTTCGACCAGCTGGCCGAGTCCAGCCTGAACACCCAGCACGCCATCGTCGAGAAGGCTGCCAAGGATGCCGCCACGGCCCAGGCCGGCTCGATCGAGCAGAAGATCGGCTACCTGTTCCAGTCCGGCATGGACGAGGCGGCCATCGAGAAAGCCGGCTTCGACCCGATCAAGCCCAAGCTTGACGCAATCGCCGGTCTGAAGAACGGCGCCGACGTGGCCAGCTACATCACCAAGAGCTACGTCGATGGTGACGGTCTGGTGTTCCACTTCGAGTCCGACCCCGACTTCCAGCACGCCGACATGCAGATCGCCTATGCGTTCGAGGACGGCCTGGGTCTGCCGACCAAGGACTACTACAGCGACGCCAAGTACAAGGACATCCGCGACGCCTACGTCGCCTACATCGCCAAGGCGCTGGAGCTGACCGGCGTGGCCGAAGCCGACGCGAAGAAGCAGGCCGACGACGTGCTGGCGTTCGAAACCCGGCTGGCCGCCGCCTCGCTGTCGCCGGTCGAGGCGCGCAAGCCGGAGAATCAGTACCACTTCGTCAGCATCAAGGACGCCGACAAGGCCACCCCGCATTTCAGCTGGGACAAGTTCTTCGCCGCCCAGGGCGTGACCATCGACAAGGGTTTCTCGCTGTCGCAGCCGAAGTTCTTCGCCGAGTTCGACCAGCAACTGGCCAAGGCGCCGATCGCCCGGTGGCAGGCCTACCTGCGCTTCCACACCATTGACGACGCCTCGCCGTACCTGAGCAAGAATTTCCAGGACAACAAGTTCGCGTTCTACGGCAAGACCCTGTCCGGCCAGCCGGAACAGAAGGCGCGCTGGAAGCGCGTGCTCGGCACCGTCAACGGCTCGATGGGCCAGGCCTTGGGCCAGCTCTACGTGGCCGAGGTGTTCAAGCCCGAGGCCAAGGCCCGTGCGCAGGAACTGGTCGACAACGTGCGCAATGCGCTGAAGACGCGCATCGAGAACCTCGACTGGATGAGCGCCGAGACCAAGGCCAAGGCGATCGCCAAGTGGAATACCTTCCTGCCGAAGATCGGCTACCCGGACAAGTGGCGCGACTGGTCCGGCCTGAACATCACCAGCGACAATTACTACGCCAACGTGCAGGCGGCAGTGAAGTTCAACTACGACTACGACATCGCCAAGATCGGCAAGCCGACCGACCGCGAGGAATGGGGCATGACCCCGCAGACGGTCAACGCCTACTACAAACCGAGCGACAACACGATCAACTTCCCGGCCGCGATCCTGCAGCCGCCGTTCTTCAATGCCAACGCCGACGACGGCATCAACTACGGCGGCATCGGCGCGGTGATCGGCCACGAGGCCAGCCACGGCTTCGACGACGAGGGCAGCCAGTTCGACGGCGCCGGCAACAACGTCAACTGGTGGACCAAGGACGACCGCGCCAAGTTCGATGCGCGCACCGACAAGCTGGTCGCCCAGTTCGATGCCTATACGCCGATCAAGGACCAGCCGGACCTGCACGTCAACGGCAAGCTGACCCTGGGCGAGAACATCGGCGACCTCGGCGGCCTGAACGCGGCCTACGACGCGCTGCAGGCCGCGCTGAAGAAGAACCCCGACGAAGCCGGCAAGAAGATCGACGGCTACACCCAGGATCAGCGCTTCTTCCTGAACTGGGCGCGGGTGTGGCGTGGTTCCATCCGTGAGAAGCAGGCGGTGCTGCAACTCAACGTCGACCCGCACGCCCCGGCCTCGCTGCGCGCCATCGGTGCGCCGTCGAACATGCCGACCTTCGCCAGCGCGTTCCAGTGCAAGCCGGGCGACGCGATGGTGCGGGCGGACGACAAGCAGGTGAAGATCTGGTGA
- a CDS encoding DUF502 domain-containing protein, with translation MPRLRVKRYLITGLLTFLPLWVTWLVFKFVLGLLAGIGAPLVAALLNGLALVAPHAAESLKMEWLTFIVALLLTLVALYLLGFVANRVIGQRFLDAFDSLLARIPLVQTIYGGTKKLMAVLQNKPSGVQRVVLVDFPRQGMKVVGFVTRVMVEEGSGREMAAVYIPTTPNPTGGYLEVVPLDELTPTDWTMDQAMAFIISGGAVAPDTLPASPRLSAD, from the coding sequence ATGCCCCGCCTGCGCGTCAAACGCTACTTGATCACCGGCCTGCTCACCTTCCTCCCGCTGTGGGTGACCTGGCTGGTGTTCAAGTTCGTGCTGGGGCTGCTGGCCGGCATCGGCGCGCCGCTGGTGGCCGCGCTGCTGAACGGGCTGGCGCTGGTGGCGCCGCATGCGGCCGAGTCACTGAAGATGGAGTGGCTGACCTTCATCGTCGCCCTGCTGCTGACGCTGGTGGCGCTGTACCTGCTCGGTTTCGTGGCGAACCGGGTGATCGGCCAGCGTTTCCTCGACGCGTTCGATTCCCTGCTTGCGCGCATCCCCCTGGTGCAGACGATCTACGGCGGCACCAAGAAACTGATGGCGGTGCTGCAGAACAAGCCCTCGGGCGTGCAGCGTGTGGTGCTGGTGGATTTTCCGCGCCAGGGCATGAAGGTGGTGGGCTTTGTCACCCGGGTGATGGTGGAGGAAGGCAGCGGCCGCGAGATGGCGGCGGTGTACATCCCCACCACGCCGAACCCCACCGGCGGCTATCTGGAAGTGGTGCCGCTGGACGAACTCACGCCGACCGACTGGACCATGGACCAGGCGATGGCTTTCATCATCTCCGGCGGTGCGGTGGCGCCGGATACGTTGCCCGCTTCGCCGCGCCTGTCTGCCGACTAA
- a CDS encoding tellurite resistance/C4-dicarboxylate transporter family protein has translation MTLADTLLQRARHLAPGSFALVMATGIVSIDTSQHGLPWVARALFAFNLLAFAWLLALSLLRLARFRRELVTDFTHPGRGAGFLTFAAASCVLGSQCLLVVHWPWAARALAVLGALAWALLTYLFLAAAITTRIKPGFTRSIHGGWLVAVVATQALATLLTLLAADRPAAHTGVLFGALCLYLLGAALYLLIITLVVYRMLFFPLRAREFTPPYWIDMGALAITTLAGSLFVLHAPAVGPLRELVPFVKGFTLFFWATATWWIPLLVLLEIWRHGRRHVPLRYETDDWDIVFPIGMYTVGTYALAQALQLDFLRVIPAVGIYVSLLVWVLVAGGALLRGYRGFRVDGRRRLPR, from the coding sequence ATGACCCTGGCCGACACCCTGCTGCAACGCGCCCGGCATCTCGCCCCGGGCAGCTTCGCGCTGGTGATGGCCACCGGCATCGTCTCCATCGACACCAGTCAGCACGGCCTGCCGTGGGTGGCGCGGGCGTTGTTCGCATTCAACCTGCTCGCCTTCGCCTGGCTGCTCGCGCTGAGCCTGCTGCGCCTGGCGCGGTTCCGCCGCGAGCTGGTGACCGACTTCACCCACCCCGGCCGCGGCGCCGGCTTCCTCACCTTCGCCGCCGCCAGCTGCGTGCTGGGCAGCCAGTGCCTGCTGGTGGTGCATTGGCCGTGGGCGGCGCGCGCGCTGGCGGTGCTCGGCGCGCTGGCATGGGCGCTGCTGACCTACCTGTTCCTCGCCGCCGCGATCACCACGCGAATCAAGCCCGGCTTCACCCGCAGCATCCACGGCGGCTGGCTGGTGGCGGTGGTAGCCACCCAGGCGCTGGCCACGCTGCTGACCCTGCTCGCCGCCGACCGGCCTGCGGCGCACACCGGCGTGCTGTTCGGCGCACTGTGCCTGTACCTGCTCGGCGCCGCGCTGTACCTGCTGATCATCACGCTGGTGGTGTACCGCATGCTGTTCTTTCCACTGCGCGCACGTGAGTTCACTCCGCCGTACTGGATCGACATGGGCGCACTGGCCATCACCACCCTCGCCGGCAGCCTGTTCGTGCTGCATGCGCCGGCGGTCGGGCCGCTGCGCGAACTGGTGCCGTTCGTGAAAGGCTTCACCCTGTTCTTCTGGGCCACCGCGACGTGGTGGATCCCGCTGCTGGTGCTGCTGGAAATCTGGCGCCACGGCCGGCGCCACGTGCCGCTGCGCTACGAAACCGACGACTGGGACATCGTGTTCCCAATCGGCATGTACACCGTGGGCACCTATGCGCTGGCGCAGGCGCTGCAACTGGACTTCCTGCGCGTGATTCCTGCCGTCGGCATCTACGTCAGCCTACTGGTGTGGGTGCTGGTGGCTGGCGGGGCGTTGCTGCGCGGGTATCGCGGTTTTCGCGTCGATGGGCGGCGGCGTCTGCCGCGGTGA
- a CDS encoding DUF4442 domain-containing protein, with product MRASTLRRLLNLWPPYLCSGIRVLTLSDDYTEAKVALRLRPWNRNYVKSQFGGSLFAMVDPFWMLLAMHRLGSDYYVWDKAGAIDFVAPGYEDVYAHFKLEASVVDELRAAAASGDKVLRWFETEVTTASGEVIARVRKQLYVRLKPRAR from the coding sequence ATGCGCGCCTCCACCCTCCGCCGCCTGCTCAACCTGTGGCCGCCCTACCTGTGCAGCGGCATCCGCGTGCTGACGCTCAGCGACGACTACACCGAGGCCAAGGTGGCGCTGCGGCTGCGCCCGTGGAACCGCAACTACGTGAAGAGCCAGTTCGGCGGCAGTCTGTTCGCCATGGTCGACCCGTTCTGGATGCTGCTGGCGATGCACCGGCTCGGCAGCGACTACTACGTGTGGGACAAGGCCGGCGCAATCGACTTCGTGGCGCCGGGCTACGAGGACGTCTACGCGCACTTCAAGCTCGAGGCCAGCGTGGTCGACGAACTGCGCGCCGCCGCGGCCAGCGGCGACAAGGTGCTGCGCTGGTTCGAGACCGAGGTGACCACCGCTTCAGGCGAGGTTATCGCCCGCGTGCGCAAACAGCTCTACGTGCGGCTGAAGCCGCGGGCGCGCTGA
- a CDS encoding IS110 family transposase, with the protein MTNVVGVDVAKATFDVAVGLAKPGKFQTRAKVANREEGFQELMTWLDKHAPEAAVCMEATGIYHEALAIFLVQQGKTVYVANPAQVKYFGKSQLTRTKTDRTDAKLIAQFATSQQAGTHPMAPWMPPTAAQRTLRALVERLDDLKGMERMEANRLDVANDAVRDSVEASLKELRKQIKALEQRINNHIDKDPQLRYDAALMTSIPGIAKTTSASLLAALGDLRRFDAPGKLVAFAGLNPARRESGTLKGQVRISKTGAPGLRAKLYFPAICAKNHNPVVRAFCERLLARGKLPIVTVCAAMRKLLHLVWGVIHTNSLFDPDYPRHRLVASAHASPGCSLA; encoded by the coding sequence ATGACAAACGTTGTGGGAGTGGATGTGGCCAAGGCCACGTTTGATGTGGCCGTTGGTCTGGCCAAGCCGGGCAAATTCCAGACACGCGCCAAGGTGGCCAATCGTGAAGAAGGCTTCCAGGAGTTGATGACCTGGTTGGACAAGCACGCGCCGGAAGCGGCGGTGTGCATGGAAGCGACGGGGATCTATCACGAGGCACTGGCCATCTTCCTGGTACAGCAAGGCAAGACGGTCTACGTGGCCAATCCGGCGCAAGTAAAGTACTTCGGCAAGAGCCAGCTGACGCGAACCAAGACCGACCGCACAGACGCCAAGCTCATTGCGCAGTTCGCCACCAGTCAGCAGGCCGGCACCCATCCGATGGCGCCGTGGATGCCGCCGACAGCGGCCCAGCGCACCTTGCGCGCGCTGGTCGAACGGCTGGACGATCTCAAGGGCATGGAGCGGATGGAAGCGAACCGACTCGACGTCGCCAATGACGCCGTACGCGACTCGGTGGAAGCGTCGCTCAAGGAACTGCGCAAGCAGATCAAGGCGCTGGAGCAGCGCATCAACAATCACATCGACAAGGATCCCCAGCTGCGCTACGACGCGGCGTTGATGACGTCCATCCCCGGCATCGCCAAGACCACGTCGGCCTCCCTGCTCGCCGCACTGGGCGACCTGCGACGCTTCGACGCGCCGGGCAAGCTGGTCGCCTTCGCCGGCCTCAACCCGGCACGGCGCGAGTCGGGCACGCTCAAGGGACAGGTCCGGATCTCCAAAACCGGTGCCCCCGGCTTGCGCGCCAAACTCTACTTTCCCGCCATCTGCGCCAAGAACCACAACCCCGTGGTTCGTGCCTTCTGCGAACGGTTGCTCGCACGCGGGAAGCTCCCCATCGTGACCGTGTGTGCCGCCATGCGGAAGCTCCTGCACCTAGTCTGGGGCGTCATCCATACCAACTCGCTGTTTGATCCTGACTACCCCAGACACCGCCTCGTTGCCTCTGCGCACGCATCACCTGGATGCTCGCTTGCATAA